Proteins from a single region of Neomonachus schauinslandi chromosome 10, ASM220157v2, whole genome shotgun sequence:
- the SRSF7 gene encoding serine/arginine-rich splicing factor 7 isoform X1, translating to MSRYGRYGGETKVYVGNLGTGAGKGELERAFSYYGPLRTVWIARNPPGFAFVEFEDPRDAEDAVRGLDGKVICGSRVRVELSTGMPRRSRFDRPPARRPFDPNDRCYECGEKGHYAYDCHRYSRRRRSRSRSRSHSRSRGRRYSRSRSRSRGRRSRSASPRRSRSVSLRRSRSASLRRSRSGSIKGSRYFQSRSRSRSRSRSLSRPRSSRSKSRSPSPKRSRSPSGSPRRSASPERVD from the exons ATGTCGCGTTACGGGCGGTATGGAGGAG AAACCAAGGTGTATGTTGGTAATCTGGGAACCGGTGCCGGCAAAGGAGAGTTAGAAAGGGCTTTCAGTTATTATGGTCCCTTAAGAACTGTGTGGATTGCGAGAAATCCTCCAGGATTTGCCTTTGTGGAATTTGAAGATCCTAGAGATGCAGAAGATGCAGTGCGAGGCCTGGATGGGAA GGTGATTTGTGGTTCCCGAGTGAGAGTTGAATTATCAACAGGCATGCCTCGGAGATCTCGTTTTGATAGACCACCCGCCCGACGTCCCTTTGATCCCAATGATAGATGCTATGAGTGTGGCGAAAAGGGACATTATGCTTATGATTGTCATCGTTATAGCCGGCGGCGGAGAAGcag gtcaCGGTCTAGATCACATTCGAGGTCCAGGGGTAGGCGATACTCTCGCTCAcgaagcaggagcaggggaaggag ATCAAGATCAGCATCTCCACGACGATCAAGATCAGTGTCTCTTCGTAGATCAAGATCAGCTTCACTCAGACGATCTAGGTCTGGTTCTATAAAAGGATCGAGGTATTTCCA atcACGGTCGAGGTCAAGATCAAGATCCAGGTCTCTCTCACGACCACGAAGCAG CCGATCAAAGTCCAGATCTCCATCTCCAAAAAGAAG tcgtTCCCCATCAGGAAGTCCGCGAAGAAGTGCAAGTCCTGAAAGAGTGGACTGA
- the SRSF7 gene encoding serine/arginine-rich splicing factor 7 isoform X2 produces the protein MSRYGRYGGETKVYVGNLGTGAGKGELERAFSYYGPLRTVWIARNPPGFAFVEFEDPRDAEDAVRGLDGKVICGSRVRVELSTGMPRRSRFDRPPARRPFDPNDRCYECGEKGHYAYDCHRYSRRRRSRSRSRSHSRSRGRRYSRSRSRSRGRRSRSASPRRSRSVSLRRSRSASLRRSRSGSIKGSRSRSRSRSRSRSLSRPRSSRSKSRSPSPKRSRSPSGSPRRSASPERVD, from the exons ATGTCGCGTTACGGGCGGTATGGAGGAG AAACCAAGGTGTATGTTGGTAATCTGGGAACCGGTGCCGGCAAAGGAGAGTTAGAAAGGGCTTTCAGTTATTATGGTCCCTTAAGAACTGTGTGGATTGCGAGAAATCCTCCAGGATTTGCCTTTGTGGAATTTGAAGATCCTAGAGATGCAGAAGATGCAGTGCGAGGCCTGGATGGGAA GGTGATTTGTGGTTCCCGAGTGAGAGTTGAATTATCAACAGGCATGCCTCGGAGATCTCGTTTTGATAGACCACCCGCCCGACGTCCCTTTGATCCCAATGATAGATGCTATGAGTGTGGCGAAAAGGGACATTATGCTTATGATTGTCATCGTTATAGCCGGCGGCGGAGAAGcag gtcaCGGTCTAGATCACATTCGAGGTCCAGGGGTAGGCGATACTCTCGCTCAcgaagcaggagcaggggaaggag ATCAAGATCAGCATCTCCACGACGATCAAGATCAGTGTCTCTTCGTAGATCAAGATCAGCTTCACTCAGACGATCTAGGTCTGGTTCTATAAAAGGATCGAG atcACGGTCGAGGTCAAGATCAAGATCCAGGTCTCTCTCACGACCACGAAGCAG CCGATCAAAGTCCAGATCTCCATCTCCAAAAAGAAG tcgtTCCCCATCAGGAAGTCCGCGAAGAAGTGCAAGTCCTGAAAGAGTGGACTGA
- the SRSF7 gene encoding serine/arginine-rich splicing factor 7 isoform X4 codes for MSRYGRYGGETKVYVGNLGTGAGKGELERAFSYYGPLRTVWIARNPPGFAFVEFEDPRDAEDAVRGLDGKVICGSRVRVELSTGMPRRSRFDRPPARRPFDPNDRCYECGEKGHYAYDCHRYSRRRRSRSRSRSHSRSRGRRYSRSRSRSRGRRSRSASPRRSRSVSLRRSRSASLRRSRSGSIKGSRSRSRSRSRSRSLSRPRSSRSPSGSPRRSASPERVD; via the exons ATGTCGCGTTACGGGCGGTATGGAGGAG AAACCAAGGTGTATGTTGGTAATCTGGGAACCGGTGCCGGCAAAGGAGAGTTAGAAAGGGCTTTCAGTTATTATGGTCCCTTAAGAACTGTGTGGATTGCGAGAAATCCTCCAGGATTTGCCTTTGTGGAATTTGAAGATCCTAGAGATGCAGAAGATGCAGTGCGAGGCCTGGATGGGAA GGTGATTTGTGGTTCCCGAGTGAGAGTTGAATTATCAACAGGCATGCCTCGGAGATCTCGTTTTGATAGACCACCCGCCCGACGTCCCTTTGATCCCAATGATAGATGCTATGAGTGTGGCGAAAAGGGACATTATGCTTATGATTGTCATCGTTATAGCCGGCGGCGGAGAAGcag gtcaCGGTCTAGATCACATTCGAGGTCCAGGGGTAGGCGATACTCTCGCTCAcgaagcaggagcaggggaaggag ATCAAGATCAGCATCTCCACGACGATCAAGATCAGTGTCTCTTCGTAGATCAAGATCAGCTTCACTCAGACGATCTAGGTCTGGTTCTATAAAAGGATCGAG atcACGGTCGAGGTCAAGATCAAGATCCAGGTCTCTCTCACGACCACGAAGCAG tcgtTCCCCATCAGGAAGTCCGCGAAGAAGTGCAAGTCCTGAAAGAGTGGACTGA
- the SRSF7 gene encoding serine/arginine-rich splicing factor 7 isoform X3, whose amino-acid sequence MSRYGRYGGETKVYVGNLGTGAGKGELERAFSYYGPLRTVWIARNPPGFAFVEFEDPRDAEDAVRGLDGKVICGSRVRVELSTGMPRRSRFDRPPARRPFDPNDRCYECGEKGHYAYDCHRYSRRRRSRSRSRSHSRSRGRRYSRSRSRSRGRRSRSASPRRSRSVSLRRSRSASLRRSRSGSIKGSRYFQSRSRSRSRSRSLSRPRSSRSPSGSPRRSASPERVD is encoded by the exons ATGTCGCGTTACGGGCGGTATGGAGGAG AAACCAAGGTGTATGTTGGTAATCTGGGAACCGGTGCCGGCAAAGGAGAGTTAGAAAGGGCTTTCAGTTATTATGGTCCCTTAAGAACTGTGTGGATTGCGAGAAATCCTCCAGGATTTGCCTTTGTGGAATTTGAAGATCCTAGAGATGCAGAAGATGCAGTGCGAGGCCTGGATGGGAA GGTGATTTGTGGTTCCCGAGTGAGAGTTGAATTATCAACAGGCATGCCTCGGAGATCTCGTTTTGATAGACCACCCGCCCGACGTCCCTTTGATCCCAATGATAGATGCTATGAGTGTGGCGAAAAGGGACATTATGCTTATGATTGTCATCGTTATAGCCGGCGGCGGAGAAGcag gtcaCGGTCTAGATCACATTCGAGGTCCAGGGGTAGGCGATACTCTCGCTCAcgaagcaggagcaggggaaggag ATCAAGATCAGCATCTCCACGACGATCAAGATCAGTGTCTCTTCGTAGATCAAGATCAGCTTCACTCAGACGATCTAGGTCTGGTTCTATAAAAGGATCGAGGTATTTCCA atcACGGTCGAGGTCAAGATCAAGATCCAGGTCTCTCTCACGACCACGAAGCAG tcgtTCCCCATCAGGAAGTCCGCGAAGAAGTGCAAGTCCTGAAAGAGTGGACTGA